One genomic segment of Candidatus Nomurabacteria bacterium includes these proteins:
- a CDS encoding GIY-YIG nuclease family protein produces the protein MAKLSIERQLDKIPNTSGIYKFIDKSGKLLYVGKANNLRTRVRSYFTQIHDDRPHIIPMIEQIEKIEVTETENEIEALVLESALIKENQPHYNIMLKDDKSYAWIYINTRDELPTVSILRSINLKDYKKGRLFGPYPNSRATRQIFRYIRQIHPFCTCDSPSEPCLYYRMKLCNNPKFGDHTLSQYQQSIEGVIKFLEGSKRNHIKELRKQMDQLSQDRDYENAAILRDKIYDLEHLGEDIPYYQSESDFIIQKKTQNHKIIQKYQKDFAIPLPERIECYDISNLQGDHAYGSMTVAIDGELRPDQYRVFKIRKGKTPDDFEMLNEVISRRIKHLSISDDVSLSNKPNLILIDGGKGQISAVAEEIPTEITLMGISKGRSLRKRGKRRKDMFWLHREDSTEQVFTKEPRLLVVLRDEAHRFALKHHRIARAKGMKGSLLDRVEGVGPKIKKKLMKKFGSVANMHGLSIDELNEVVSNRSTSLKLHDALKDSTNTKKQSKTK, from the coding sequence GTGGCAAAATTATCTATCGAAAGGCAACTAGACAAGATCCCCAACACATCAGGGATATACAAATTCATAGATAAGTCAGGAAAACTTCTGTATGTAGGAAAGGCAAACAATCTCAGAACTCGAGTGAGATCATATTTCACCCAGATCCATGATGATCGACCTCATATCATTCCGATGATCGAACAGATCGAAAAGATCGAAGTAACTGAGACAGAAAATGAGATAGAGGCATTAGTTTTAGAGAGTGCATTGATCAAAGAAAATCAGCCTCACTACAATATCATGCTGAAAGATGACAAATCTTACGCATGGATATACATAAACACAAGAGATGAACTACCAACAGTGTCTATCCTCAGATCAATAAATCTCAAAGATTATAAAAAGGGTAGATTATTTGGACCATACCCAAATAGTCGAGCTACCCGACAGATATTCAGATATATTCGTCAGATCCATCCTTTCTGTACATGTGATTCTCCGAGTGAACCGTGTTTGTATTATCGAATGAAATTATGCAATAACCCCAAATTTGGAGACCATACCTTGTCTCAATACCAGCAGAGTATAGAAGGAGTCATTAAGTTCCTTGAGGGTAGTAAGCGTAATCATATAAAAGAATTAAGGAAACAGATGGATCAGCTAAGTCAGGATCGTGATTATGAAAATGCAGCGATACTAAGGGATAAGATATATGACCTTGAGCATCTTGGAGAGGACATTCCTTACTATCAGAGTGAATCAGATTTCATAATTCAAAAGAAGACACAGAATCATAAGATCATTCAGAAATATCAGAAAGATTTTGCTATCCCACTTCCTGAACGCATCGAATGTTATGACATATCAAATCTACAAGGAGATCACGCCTATGGCTCCATGACAGTAGCTATTGATGGGGAGCTTAGACCAGATCAATATCGAGTATTTAAAATACGCAAGGGGAAAACTCCAGACGATTTCGAAATGCTCAATGAGGTGATATCAAGGCGGATAAAACATCTTTCGATATCCGATGACGTCTCACTATCCAATAAACCAAACTTGATACTGATCGATGGTGGGAAAGGACAGATATCTGCAGTTGCAGAGGAGATACCGACTGAGATAACGCTTATGGGAATAAGCAAGGGAAGGAGTCTAAGAAAACGCGGTAAAAGGAGAAAAGATATGTTCTGGTTACATCGGGAAGATAGTACAGAACAGGTATTTACTAAAGAGCCAAGACTTCTAGTGGTACTACGTGATGAGGCGCATCGTTTTGCTCTGAAGCACCACAGGATCGCTAGGGCAAAAGGGATGAAAGGCTCGCTACTAGATAGGGTTGAAGGTGTTGGGCCTAAGATCAAGAAAAAGCTTATGAAAAAGTTTGGATCAGTAGCTAATATGCATGGTCTGAGTATTGATGAGTTGAATGAAGTTGTTTCTAACAGATCAACATCATTGAAATTACATGATGCCCTTAAAGATTCAACAAATACAAAGAAGCAAAGCAAGACAAAGTAA